A genomic window from Neoarius graeffei isolate fNeoGra1 chromosome 5, fNeoGra1.pri, whole genome shotgun sequence includes:
- the LOC132885880 gene encoding C-C chemokine receptor type 5-like gives MNNSSMSTTDNYSDYYGLSTDDVKFQASDNSNVRNFSRVFLPPVYSIVFILGFIGNGLVLCVLVKYHKPFNMSDLCLFNLAISDLLFLMSLPFWAYYAAIAEWNFGDFMCHAVTALYMLGFYGSIFFMILMTVDRYAVIVHTYTSLFSKHRSVRASIALALFVWTLSLVASLPAISFSKVNTTSISNVSKCMVEYSERKMWKSFHYIQLNIFGFIIPLSVMLFCYSRIIPILMTMKSQKKHKAVRLMVVLVTVFFLFWTPYNIAIFLKFLQELGYMTSPQWDQNLQMAIQWVESIAFSHCCLNPIIYAFVGQKFRNLFLKLLKQWFPHCFGQCTIVESESSERTASMYLRASEIFSRKTKV, from the coding sequence cGGACAATTATTCTGACTACTATGGCTTAAGTACAGATGATGTCAAGTTCCAGGCCAGTGACAACAGCAATGTAAGGAACTTTAGCCGAGTTTTCCTCCCTCCAGTCTACAGCATTGTCTTCATTTTGGGGTTCATTGGCAATGGCCTGGTGTTATGTGTCCTGGTCAAGTATCACAAACCATTCAACATGTCAGATCTGTGTCTCTTCAACCTGGCCATTTCAGACCTTCTCTTCCTTATGTCATTGCCTTTCTGGGCCTACTATGCTGCCATCGCTGAGTGGAACTTTGGGGACTTCATGTGCCATGCAGTGACAGCACTCTACATGCTAGGCTTCTACGGAAGTATCTTCTTCATGATCCTCATGACGGTGGACCGCTACGCTGTCATTGTCCACACCTATACCTCCCTTTtctccaagcatcggtctgtcagAGCCAGCATAGCACTGGCTTTGTTTGTGTGGACACTGAGCTTGGTAGCCTCTCTGCCAGCCATCAGTTTCTCAAAAGTGAATACTACGAGTATATCAAATGTATCAAAATGCATGGTGGAATATTCAGAAAGGAAAATGTGGAAGTCATTTCATTACATTCAGCTGAACATCTTTGGTTTTATTATTCCTCTCTCAGTGATGCTGTTCTGTTACTCACGCATCATCCCCATCTTAATGACCATGAAATCTCAGAAGAAACACAAAGCTGTCAGGCTCATGGTGGTCTTGGTCactgttttcttccttttctgGACGCCCTACAACATTGCCATTTTCCTGAAGTTCCTGCAAGAACTGGGCTACATGACTAGCCCTCAGTGGGATCAGAACCTGCAAATGGCTATACAGTGGGTGGAATCCATAGCATTCAGTCACTGCTGCCTCAACCCCATAATCTACGCTTTTGTGGGGCAGAAATTCAGGAATTTATTTCTAAAGCTCCTGAAACAGTGGTTTCCTCATTGCTTTGGCCAGTGCACAATAGTTGAAAGTGAGTCCTCAGAGAGGACGGCCTCTATGTACTTACGTGCCTCAGAAATTTTCAGCAGAAAGACAAAAGTGTAA